In Tiliqua scincoides isolate rTilSci1 chromosome 1, rTilSci1.hap2, whole genome shotgun sequence, the following are encoded in one genomic region:
- the SSTR1 gene encoding somatostatin receptor type 1 has translation MLRHAKMRTATNLYLLNLAVADELLLLSVPFLGAATLLRHWPFGAPLCRLLLSVDGANMFTSVYCLTVLSADRYVAVVHPLRAARYRRPSVARAVNAAVWALALLTVLPIALFARAERNSDGTVACNVMLPEPRRRWLAAFVLYTFLLGFLLPVAAISACYLLILAKLRGVALQAGWRQRGRSERRLTLLVLLVVAVFVLCWLPFYAVQLAGLFAPEPADATLSQLAVVLGYANSCANPVLYGFLSDNFRRSFRRLLCLRWLDGAHEEEPADYCATALHSRAYSAEDLRPALGSLAPGPQPAGAGAVEDRGPSLPEAPADQQELGGPWTEGAPSGRSGCGASRC, from the coding sequence ATGCTGCGCCACGCGAAGATGCGCACGGCCACCAACCTGTACCTGCTGAACCTGGCGGTGGCCgacgagctgctgctgctgagcgtGCCCTTCCTGGGCGCGGCGACGCTGCTGCGCCACTGGCCCTTCGGCGCGCCGCTCTGCCGCCTGCTGCTCAGCGTGGACGGCGCGAACATGTTCACCAGCGTGTACTGCCTGACGGTGCTCAGCGCCGACCGCTACGTGGCCGTGGTGCACCCGCTGCGCGCGGCGCGCTACCGGCGGCCCAGCGTGGCGCGCGCCGTCAACGCGGCCGTGTGGGCGCTGGCGCTGCTCACCGTGCTGCCCATCGCGCTCTTCGCGCGCGCCGAGCGCAACTCCGACGGCACCGTGGCCTGCAACGTGATGCTGCCCGAGCCGCGCCGCCGCTGGCTGGCCGCCTTCGTGCTCTACACCTTCCTGCTGGGCTTCCTGCTGCCCGTGGCCGCCATCAGCGCCTGCTACCTGCTCATCCTGGCCAAGCTGCGCGGCGTGGCGCTGCAGGCCGGCTGGCGGCAGCGCGGCCGCTCCGAGCGGCGCCTGacgctgctggtgctgctggtggtggCCGTCTTCGTGCTCTGCTGGCTGCCCTTCTACGCCGTGCAGCTGGCCGGCCTCTTCGCGCCCGAGCCCGCCGACGCCACGCTCAGCCAGCTGGCCGTGGTGCTGGGCTACGCCAACAGCTGCGCCAACCCCGTCCTCTACGGCTTCCTCTCGGACAACTTCAGGCGCTCCTTCCGCCGCCTGCTCTGCCTGCGCTGGCTCGACGGCGCGCACGAGGAGGAGCCCGCCGACTACTGCGCCACCGCGCTGCACAGCCGCGCCTACAGCGCCGAGGACCTGCGCCCCGCCCTCGGGAGCCTCGCGCCGGGGCCGCAGCCGGCGGGCGCCGGGGCCGTCGAGGACCGCGGCCCGTCGCTCCCAGAGGCGCCTGCGGACCAGCAGGAGCTCGGCGGCCCGTGGACAGAGGGGGCGCCGTCTGGGCGGAGCGGCTGCGGCGCCTCTCGGTGCTGA